A genomic region of Desulfonatronum thiodismutans contains the following coding sequences:
- a CDS encoding TIGR03943 family putative permease subunit codes for MTPVRRRSRNAATTPGRNRIRFSFGLFQILLLLGLAALQAVLLFTGAIHLYQAPKMQPFVFFSTTTFLVMALHGLWTLLVPGADATARCGCSHDHEPSPAGKVTMAVLFGLVLAAGFFLPHQVLDSRVAEKKGISLSRSPAPSVFGSERVAGLPPDNHLFFQEEIPWDSAQTWDRQASGADLDKEQALLREELGIWYDRDIYQELSEDLLDREVLRISGEDFLDSMLIISAYLDRFQGRRVEFSGFVFHDGTMAENELAVARIAVTCCLADATVYGLLIRTDPPLPPNDAWVRVQGRISAMRFMEEDIPLIIADQLEVVPAPDQPYVYPRLYSSYVFDDGS; via the coding sequence ATGACCCCCGTGAGACGCCGTTCCCGTAATGCCGCGACAACCCCTGGACGAAATCGGATCAGATTTTCTTTTGGGCTGTTCCAGATTTTACTGCTTTTGGGACTGGCCGCTCTGCAAGCCGTTCTGCTGTTCACCGGGGCCATCCATCTCTACCAGGCCCCGAAAATGCAGCCGTTCGTTTTTTTTTCCACCACGACATTTCTGGTGATGGCCCTGCACGGCCTGTGGACCTTGCTGGTTCCGGGGGCTGACGCGACGGCCCGGTGCGGGTGCAGCCACGATCACGAACCATCCCCTGCCGGCAAGGTCACCATGGCGGTCTTGTTCGGGCTGGTCCTGGCCGCCGGCTTTTTTTTGCCGCATCAGGTCCTGGACAGCAGGGTGGCGGAAAAGAAAGGCATTTCGCTGAGTCGCTCACCAGCGCCGAGCGTCTTTGGTTCGGAGCGGGTTGCGGGTTTGCCCCCGGACAACCACCTCTTCTTCCAAGAGGAGATTCCCTGGGACAGCGCCCAGACCTGGGACCGGCAAGCATCCGGGGCGGACCTGGACAAGGAGCAGGCCCTGCTGCGCGAGGAACTGGGCATTTGGTACGACCGCGACATCTACCAGGAACTGTCTGAAGATCTGCTGGACCGGGAGGTGCTGCGCATTTCCGGAGAGGATTTTCTGGACTCCATGCTGATTATTTCAGCGTATTTGGATCGATTCCAAGGGCGTCGAGTGGAATTCTCCGGGTTCGTCTTCCATGATGGCACCATGGCCGAAAACGAACTGGCCGTGGCCCGCATCGCCGTCACCTGCTGCCTGGCCGACGCCACGGTCTACGGCCTGCTGATCCGGACCGACCCACCGCTTCCTCCCAACGACGCCTGGGTGCGTGTCCAGGGACGGATTTCCGCGATGCGGTTCATGGAAGAGGACATTCCGCTGATCATTGCCGATCAGCTGGAAGTCGTCCCGGCCCCGGACCAGCCGTACGTCTATCCCCGCCTTTATTCCAGTTACGTTTTTGACGACGGAAGCTGA
- a CDS encoding permease, whose product MIDALLHAKMIFLSIVFESFPFILLGALFSSLVLVLIPEHFFRRWLPENPWLSLLPAVLLSALFPICECAIIPVIRSLVRKGMPLAAGAVFLVAAPVLNPVVAASTLFAFGLNPDVLVLRLALSAVAALIVGSVVCLLRKRLEGDFSRELPMDHGHAPKSLRRAATWHEIARHTSSEFFTVGCYFIFGALIASLFQTFLHQAVLLDIGSAPWSSTVVMMILAYLLSLCSAADAFVAASFGAAFTLPSLLAFLVFGPMLDLKNTAMLVGYFPARFVAVFILSGTLAVFLLVMGLHFLGVQ is encoded by the coding sequence ATGATCGACGCCCTCCTGCACGCCAAGATGATCTTTTTAAGCATCGTCTTTGAATCCTTTCCCTTCATTCTCCTGGGAGCGTTGTTTTCCTCCCTGGTTCTGGTGCTCATTCCGGAACATTTTTTCCGGCGCTGGTTGCCGGAAAACCCCTGGCTCTCCCTGCTGCCGGCGGTACTGCTCAGTGCCCTGTTTCCCATCTGCGAGTGCGCCATCATTCCGGTGATCCGCAGTCTGGTGCGCAAGGGCATGCCGTTGGCCGCCGGGGCGGTGTTTCTGGTGGCCGCGCCGGTGCTCAACCCGGTGGTCGCGGCGTCGACCCTGTTCGCCTTTGGACTGAATCCGGACGTGCTCGTCCTGCGTCTGGCCCTGTCGGCAGTAGCGGCCCTGATTGTCGGTTCCGTGGTCTGTCTGCTGCGCAAACGGCTGGAAGGAGATTTTTCCCGGGAACTGCCCATGGACCACGGCCACGCGCCCAAGAGCCTGCGGCGGGCCGCGACGTGGCATGAGATCGCTCGGCACACCTCGTCCGAATTTTTCACCGTGGGCTGCTATTTCATCTTCGGCGCGCTGATCGCCTCCCTGTTCCAGACCTTTTTGCATCAAGCCGTGCTTCTGGACATCGGCTCCGCTCCGTGGTCCTCCACCGTAGTGATGATGATCCTGGCCTATCTCCTTTCCCTGTGCTCAGCGGCGGACGCCTTCGTGGCGGCCTCCTTCGGCGCGGCCTTCACCTTGCCCTCACTGCTGGCATTTCTGGTCTTCGGCCCCATGTTGGACCTGAAGAACACGGCCATGCTCGTGGGCTATTTCCCGGCCCGATTCGTGGCCGTGTTCATTCTCAGCGGAACCCTGGCCGTCTTTCTTTTGGTCATGGGCTTGCACTTCCTGGGCGTCCAGTGA
- a CDS encoding histone deacetylase family protein, whose protein sequence is MFRIRRVQDATWPGDARVIAQVQEILREQFPLLSPEDVAKLPEQLLDPLKFRFRTILFAAEGSGNRLKGFALFMHAPDLRFGYLDFMSAATMQTGAGVGGALYARVREEAKALELTGVFFECLPDDPALCADPTILRQNKARLRFYERFGARPIAGTAYETPLKPEDTCPPYLVVDLLDQNRTLRRRDARKVVQAILERKYAASCPPGYVDMVVASFVDDPVRIRDPRYVAADADRPASPTWPEGAVLHQDKSIALVVNDRHDIHHVHERGYVEAPVRIRSILKAIEPLGLFQRLKVRHFGEEHILAVHDRQLVEYIRRASALLKPGESVYPYVFPIRNSTRPPKELPVRAGYFCIDTFTPINRNAFLAAKRAVDCALTAAQALREGYRSAYALVRPPGHHAERRVFGGFCYFNSAAAAAQSLSRHGRVAVLDIDYHHGNGTQDIFNHRPDVLTVSLHGHPRFAYPYFSGYGEEKGEGPGRGFNLNIALPEALDGEGYREALAQALRRITKFAPRALVVALGLDPAKGDPTGTWGLTARDFERNGRMIGELRLPTLVVQEGGYRIRSLGTNAKHFFLGLAAGLFSR, encoded by the coding sequence ATGTTCCGCATTCGTCGCGTCCAGGACGCCACGTGGCCGGGCGACGCCAGGGTCATCGCCCAAGTCCAGGAAATTCTGCGCGAGCAGTTCCCCTTGCTCTCGCCCGAGGATGTGGCCAAACTTCCCGAACAGTTGCTCGATCCGCTGAAATTTCGTTTCCGGACCATTCTTTTCGCCGCCGAGGGTTCGGGCAATCGGTTGAAGGGCTTTGCCTTGTTCATGCACGCCCCGGATCTGCGCTTCGGATACCTGGATTTCATGTCCGCGGCCACCATGCAGACCGGAGCGGGAGTGGGCGGAGCGCTGTACGCCAGGGTCCGGGAAGAGGCCAAGGCCTTGGAGTTGACGGGAGTGTTCTTCGAGTGCCTGCCCGATGATCCGGCCTTGTGCGCCGATCCGACCATCTTGCGCCAGAACAAGGCCCGACTGCGCTTTTACGAACGCTTCGGGGCCAGACCCATCGCCGGAACGGCCTATGAGACGCCGCTCAAACCCGAGGACACCTGCCCGCCGTATCTGGTGGTCGACCTCCTGGACCAAAATCGGACGTTGCGCCGCCGGGACGCTCGAAAGGTTGTCCAGGCCATCCTGGAGCGTAAATACGCCGCAAGCTGCCCTCCGGGATACGTGGACATGGTCGTGGCCTCTTTCGTGGACGATCCGGTGCGCATCCGCGATCCGCGATACGTCGCGGCGGATGCGGATCGGCCTGCATCGCCGACGTGGCCGGAAGGGGCCGTACTGCACCAGGACAAAAGCATCGCCCTGGTGGTCAACGACCGGCACGACATCCATCACGTCCATGAGCGAGGGTATGTGGAAGCGCCGGTGCGCATCCGCTCCATTCTCAAAGCCATCGAGCCGCTGGGCCTGTTTCAACGCCTCAAGGTGCGCCATTTCGGCGAGGAACATATCCTGGCCGTGCATGACCGGCAGCTTGTGGAGTACATCAGGCGGGCCTCCGCGCTGCTGAAGCCCGGCGAATCGGTCTATCCCTATGTTTTCCCGATCCGCAACAGCACCAGGCCACCCAAGGAATTGCCGGTCCGGGCCGGATACTTCTGCATCGACACCTTTACGCCCATCAACCGCAACGCCTTTCTGGCGGCCAAGCGGGCCGTGGATTGCGCCCTGACGGCGGCCCAGGCCCTGCGCGAAGGCTACCGCTCCGCCTACGCCCTGGTCCGGCCTCCGGGGCATCACGCGGAGCGTCGTGTTTTCGGAGGGTTCTGCTACTTCAATTCCGCCGCCGCGGCGGCTCAGAGCCTTAGCCGCCATGGCCGGGTGGCGGTGCTGGACATCGATTATCATCACGGCAACGGCACCCAGGACATCTTCAACCATCGCCCGGACGTGCTCACCGTCTCCCTGCACGGCCACCCTCGGTTCGCCTATCCGTATTTCAGCGGATATGGAGAGGAAAAAGGAGAAGGGCCGGGCCGAGGCTTCAACCTGAACATCGCCCTGCCGGAAGCGCTTGACGGCGAGGGATACCGCGAGGCCTTGGCCCAGGCCCTGCGCCGGATCACCAAGTTCGCGCCCCGGGCTCTGGTAGTAGCTCTGGGACTGGATCCGGCCAAAGGGGATCCCACCGGGACTTGGGGGCTGACCGCCAGGGACTTCGAACGCAACGGTCGGATGATCGGCGAACTGCGTCTGCCGACCCTGGTTGTCCAGGAGGGCGGCTACCGCATCCGCTCCCTGGGAACCAACGCCAAGCACTTCTTTCTCGGCCTGGCCGCCGGGCTCTTTAGTCGATAG